From Epinephelus lanceolatus isolate andai-2023 chromosome 12, ASM4190304v1, whole genome shotgun sequence, the proteins below share one genomic window:
- the thoc1 gene encoding THO complex subunit 1: MSPSLFNFVEAKDKFTASARHALLGKNVKPLINTFNQFPGNETEKKTTLDQALRGVLGDQIVEQKASCDEYLSLIYLSIDAVTEGICSATTPFLLLGDVLDCLPLDQCDRIFSFVEENVSTWKSNSFYTAGKNYLLRMCNDLLRRLSKSQNTVFCGRIQLFLARLFPLSEKSGLNLQSQFNLDNVTVFNKNEQESTLGQKHTEEKEEGMEVEEGEMGEDDAPAQCSIPIDYNLYRKFWTLQDYFRNPVQCYDKFSWMTFLKFSDETLAVFKSYKLDDMQASKRKLEELRASGGEHVYFAKFLTSEKLMDLQLSDSNFRRHILLQYLILFQYLKGQVKFKSSSCVLNDDQTTWIEETTKLVYQLLREIPPDGDKFANMVEHILSTEENWNGWKNEGCPSFVKERTVDDKPKRPTRKRQAPEDFLGKGPDRKIFMGNDELTRLWNLNSDNMEACKSDSREFMPSLDEFFAEAIEQADPANMVEEEYKVVRNPNYGWRALRLLSRRSPHFFQPTNQKFKSLADYLDSMVSKLAKELPKDIPSEEIKTGEEDDDDNGDNLLKDSNDSPSIQSKMVTNQQMDDIAAKLGAQWKTLASHLEMKAAELREIETDSEDVDMQAKLLLVAWQDREGTQATVESLVTALNAAGFSQIADSLSEA; the protein is encoded by the exons ATGTCGCCGTCCTTATTTAATTTTGTCGAAGCTAAAGACAAATTTACG GCGTCTGCCAGACATGCTCTGCTTGGGAAAAACGTCAAACCTTTGATTAACACTTTCAACCAGTTCCCTGGGAA tgagacagaaaagaaaaccaCACTCGACCAGGCTCTGAGGGGTGTCCTTGGTGATCAGATT GTTGAGCAGAAGGCCAGCTGTGATGAATACTTGTCTCTCATCTATCTGAGTATTGATGCGGTCACAGAAG GTATCTGCTCTGCTACAACTCCTTTCCTGCTGCTGGGAGATGTACTGGACTGTCTTCCTCTCGACCAATGTGACAGAATATTCTCCTTTGTGGAGGAGAATGTTTCCACCTGGAAATCG AACTCTTTTTACACTGCCGGGAAGAACTACTTGTTGAGGATGTGTAATG ATCTTCTAAGGAGGCTGTCCAAATCCCAGAATACTGTTTTCTGTGGTCGGATCCAGCTTTTCCTGGCACGTCTCTTCCCTCTGTCTGAAAAATCAG GTCTCAATCTGCAGAGCCAGTTTAATCTGGACAACGTAACAGTgttcaacaaaaatgaacaaGAGAGCACGCTCGGCCAGAAG CACacagaagaaaaggaagaaggcaTGGAGGTTGAGGAAGGAGAAATGGGAGAGGATGATGCTCCTGCACAGTG ctcCATTCCAATTGACTACAACTTGTACAGAAAGTTCTGGACGCTGCAGGACTACTTCAGAAACCCTGTGCAGTGTTACGATAAATTCTCCTGGATGACATTTCTCAAG TTCTCAGATGAGACGTTGGCAGTGTTCAAGAGCTACAAGTTGGATGACATGCAGGCCTCTAAGAGAAAGCTGGAGGAGCTGagagcatctggaggagaaCACGTCTACTTTGCCAAGTTTCTCACAAGTGAGAAG CTGATGGACCTGCAGCTCAGCGACAGCAACTTCAGGCGGCACATTCTGCTGCAGTACCTCATCCTCTTCCAGTACCTGAAGGGTCAGGTCAAGTTCAAAAG CTCCAGCTGTGTCCTGAATGATGACCAGACCACGTGGATTGAAGAGACAACTAAACTGGTTTATCAG CTGCTGAGAGAGATCCCTCCTGATGGAGACAAGTTTGCCAACATGGTTGAG CATATCCTCAGCACAGAGGAGAACTGGAATGGCTGGAAAAACGAGGGATGCCCGAGCTTTGTGAAAGAAAG GACAGTAGATGACAAACCCAAGAGACCCACCAGGAAGAGACAAGCTCCAGAAGACTTCCTTGGAAAAGGGCCAGACCGCAAGATATTCATGGGAAA tgATGAGTTGACCCGGCTGTGGAACCTGAACTCTGACAACATGGAGGCCTGCAAGTCAGACAGCAG GGAGTTCATGCCATCACTGGACGAATTCTTTGCGGAGGCCATTGAACAGGCTGACCCTGCTAACATGGTGGAGGAAGAATACAA GGTTGTGCGGAACCCAAACTACGGCTGGCGCGCGCTGAGGCTGCTGTCCAGGAGAAGTCCTCACTTCTTTCAACCAACCAACCAGAAGTTCAAGAGTCTGGCAGACTACCTGGACAGCATGGTCAGCAAACTGGCCAAAGAACTGCCG AAGGATATTCCCTCTGAAGAGATcaagacaggagaggaggacgATGACGATAACGGAGACAATCTGCTCaaagacagtaatgaca GTCCGAGCATACAAAGCAAGATGGTGACAAACCAGCAGATGGATGACATTGCAGCCAAACTGGGAGCGCAGTGGAAGACATTAGCGTCCCACTTGGAGATGAAGGCAGCGGAGTTGCGCGAGATCGAAACAGACAGCGAAGACGTCGACATGCAGGCCAAACTGCTGCTCGTAGCCTGGCAGGACAGAGAGGGCACACAAGCTACTGTGGAGAGCCTGGTCACGGCGCTTAACGCTGCAGGATTCTCCCAGATTGCAGACAGCCTCAGTGAGGCTTAA
- the LOC117272249 gene encoding aquaporin-1-like produces MSEIKTWAFWMAVLAEFMGMIILVFIGLSAAIGDRNNSYPDQEIKVAFAFGLAVATLAQCIGHISGAHLNPAITLGLLVSCKMSLLRALFYMMAQIVGAVAASAIVYGIRPETTDSLGVNKLNEISPGQGFGVEFLLTLQLVLCVLAVTDNRRDVSGSAPLAIGLSVALGHLAGISFTGCGINPARSFGPAVIQESFDDHWVYWAGPLSAGVAAALLYNYLLAPTDEPLSEKTKVLFCCGSAQENQIHEPLLEDV; encoded by the exons ATGTCAGAAATTAAAACGTGGGCGTTCTGGATGGCAGTTCTGGCTGAGTTTATGGGAATGATCATCCTCGTCTTCATCGGCCTCTCGGCTGCAATAGGGGACCGAAATAATTCCTACCCTGACCAGGAGATAAAAGTGGCATTTGCCTTTGGCCTGGCCGTTGCCACATTAGCCCAGTGCATAGGTCACATTAGCGGTGCCCACCTGAATCCGGCCATCACCCTCGGCCTCCTGGTCAGCTGCAAGATGAGTTTGCTCAGAGCCCTTTTCTACATGATGGCTCAGATTGTGGGAGCAGTGGCTGCCAGTGCTATTGTGTATGGTATCAGGCCAGAAACCACAGACTCACTCGGTGTTAACAAG CTGAATGAAATCAGCCCTGGTCAAGGTTTTGGTGTAGAATTCCTGCTCACCCTCCAGTTGGTCCTGTGTGTGCTTGCGGTCACTGACAACAGACGGGATGTCAGTGGATCTGCACCTCTGGCGATCGGACTGTCTGTAGCGCTGGGACACCTCGCGGGG ATCAGCTTCACAGGATGCGGTATTAACCCAGCTCGATCCTTTGGGCCTGCAGTTATACAAGAGTCTTTTGATGACCATTGG gtaTACTGGGCAGGACCACTGAGTGCCGGTGTGGCGGCAGCTCTTCTGTATAATTATCTGCTGGCACCCACAGATGAGCCCCtgagtgaaaaaacaaaagtcctgttctgctgtggctcagcacaGGAAAATCAAATTCATGAGCCTCTTCTGGAGGATGTTTAA